The following coding sequences are from one Culex quinquefasciatus strain JHB chromosome 1, VPISU_Cqui_1.0_pri_paternal, whole genome shotgun sequence window:
- the LOC6049269 gene encoding SET domain-containing protein SmydA-8 isoform X1 translates to MGFWPVSESVCFVPNRMGNVDVCAVCGIPADGQRCSGCQQVSYCGKDHQRQHWKQLHRKECRCYKVTHNSTLGRHLVATRSIRSGEVIFREPPIMVGPKTASVPVCLGCHRNLDATKQFNNCQHCGWPMCGSSCETSRYHREECQLLAAKNYLPQIGFDECNPGKKYSAYCTIVPLRAILLKRTDPQLWAKVVSMESHLETRKNTPLYAAIRSNVVPFVRVVLGLRTEASEEELMGVAGIFDTNSFEIRIPGKSIKIRALYELGALMNHCCQPNTRHYFDEEFNLVMIAAVDIPKDEMISISYAQPLQATIQRRFTIKQAKCFECGCHRCSDPTEFRTYAGSIVCPQCSKSMVVAVNPLDFRSDWRCEDKKCSYRESAQQYITRNEAFRAEIGQLSSGAGPDGYECLLGRFQSTDVLHPWNTNVLQVKYALTQLYGGGGPGGINLKDLSEKQLRRKVELCVDLLEVANQLEPGMSPFRTKLLQDLRAALEAMKSISGNSFDSAPAIVVQHPGASWKTQKLNVSGAIANKHATTQPTSLETMSQQLERVEGELSRMMESDPTLRKPSKDAT, encoded by the exons ATGGGTTTTTGGCCAGTCAGTGAGTCAGTGTGTTTTGTGCCGAACAGGATGGGTAACGTGGACGTTTGCGCCGTATGTGGCATCCCGGCGGACGGTCAACGGTGCTCCGGATGTCAGCAGGTGTCCTACTGCGGCAAGGATCACCAGCGACAGCACTGGAAACAGCTTCATCGGAAGGAATGTCGGTGCTACAAG GTAACCCACAACTCAACCCTCGGTCGTCACCTGGTGGCAACCCGGTCAATCCGCAGCGGTGAGGTTATTTTCCGCGAACCGCCAATCATGGTGGGCCCCAAAACGGCCAGCGTGCCGGTCTGTTTGGGCTGCCACCGCAATTTGGACGCCACGAAG CAGTTCAACAACTGCCAGCACTGCGGCTGGCCCATGTGCGGTTCGAGCTGCGAAACGAGCAGGTACCATCGGGAAGAGTGCCAGCTACTGGCCGCCAAGAACTACCTGCCGCAAATTGGTTTCGATGAGTGCAATCCCGGCAAAAAGTACTCCGCGTACTGCACGATAGTTCCACTGCGGGCCATTTTGCTCAAACGAACGGATCCGCAACTGTGGGCAAAAGTGGTTTCGATGGAATCCCACCTTGAAACGCGCAAAAACACGCCCCTGTACGCCGCAATCCGGTCCAATGTGGTGCCGTTTGTCCGCGTGGTGCTAGGCCTTCGGACGGAAGCTAGTGAAGAGGAATTGATGGGAGTCGCTGGGATTTTCGATACCAATAGTTTTGAAATAAGAATTCCGGGGAAATCCATCAAGATACGTGCCTTGTACGAACTGGGCGCTCTGATGAATCACTGCTGCCAACCGAATACCAGGCATTACTTTGATGAGGAGTTCAATCTGGTGATGATTGCGGCCG TGGACATTCCGAAGGACGAAATGATTTCTATTTCGTACGCCCAACCCCTGCAGGCCACCATCCAGCGTCGATTCACTATCAAACAGGCAAAATGCTTCGAGTGTGGTTGCCATCGATGCTCGGATCCAACTGAGTTCCGCACCTACGCCGGTTCCATCGTCTGTCCGCAGTGCAGCAAATCCATG GTGGTGGCCGTCAACCCCCTTGATTTCCGATCCGACTGGAGGTGTGAGGACAAAAAGTGCTCCTACCGTGAGTCCGCCCAGCAGTACATCACCCGGAACGAGGCATTTCGTGCAGAAATAGGCCAACTATCCAGCGGCGCCGGTCCAGACGGCTACGAATGCCTTCTTGGCAGGTTTCAATCAACGGACGTGCTTCATCCCTGGAATACCAATGTGCTGCAGGTGAAGTACGCACTCACCCAGCTGTACGGGGGAGGTGGACCAGGTGGAATCAATCTTAAAG ATCTTTCCGAGAAGCAACTGCGACGAAAGGTGGAACTCTGCGTGGATCTGCTTGAGGTGGCAAATCAATTAGAACCAGGAATGAGTCCGTTTCGTACGAAACTACTACAGGACTTACGTGCTGCTCTCGAGGCGATGAAGAGCATTTCTGGAAACTCGTTCGACAGCGCACCAGCCATCGTGGTTCAACATCCGGGCGCTTCTTGGAAAACACAAAAACTCAACGTCTCCGGAGCAATTGCTAATAAACATGCAACG ACTCAACCTACATCACTCGAAACCATGAGCCAACAGCTGGAACGCGTCGAGGGTGAACTTTCCAGAATGATGGAGTCTGATCCAACCCTTCGGAAGCCTTCCAAGGATGCCACCTAG
- the LOC6049268 gene encoding SET domain-containing protein SmydA-8: MVSLEICAVCGVPAGQRCGGCQQVSYCGKDHQRQHWKELHRKECRCYRLSTNATLGRHLVATRPIRSGEVIFRESPTVLGPKTASVPLCLGCHRNLDPITTDAGKKYYNCQHCGWPLCSPSCETSCYHRDECQLFASKSYRPQIRFDELVPSKKHSGYCAIVPLRAILLKRKEPARFAKLATLESHVETRQSTPLYAAVQSNLVPFVRDVLNLRNEVSVGQLMEIAGIFDTNSYEIRIPERGIKIRALYELGAMMAHCCQPNTKHFFDEELNLVMIAAVDIPKDEMISISYAQPLQATIQRRFTIKQAKCFECGCHRCSDPTEFRTYAGSIVCPQCSKSMVVAVNPLDFRSDWRCEDKKCSYRESAQQYITRNEAFRAEIGQLSCGAGPDGYECLLGRFQSTDVLHPWNTNVLQVKYALTQLYGGGGPGGINLKDLSEKQLRRKVELCVDLLEVANQLEPGMSPFRTKLLQDLHAALEAMKSISGNSFDSAPAIVVQHPGVSLKTHKFNGPGANARKHGKCKTTTSSPSTMKQQLENVEQELSIIMACDPTLRKTSKDLYT; this comes from the exons CTCTCCACGAATGCAACGCTCGGTCGTCACTTGGTGGCAACCCGGCCAATCCGCAGCGGTGAGGTTATCTTTCGCGAATCACCAACGGTTCTGGGCCCCAAAACTGCCAGCGTTCCTCTCTGTTTGGGCTGCCACCGCAATTTGGATCCAATTACGACCGATGCTGGCAAG AAGTACTACAACTGCCAGCACTGCGGTTGGCCCCTGTGTAGTCCGAGTTGCGAAACGAGCTGTTACCATCGGGACGAGTGTCAGCTATTCGCTTCAAAAAGCTACCGACCACAAATTCGCTTCGACGAGCTCGTTCCCAGTAAAAAGCATTCTGGCTATTGTGCAATAGTTCCTCTGCGTGCCATTCTGCTCAAGCGAAAGGAGCCGGCCCGGTTTGCGAAGCTGGCAACACTGGAATCGCACGTTGAAACGCGCCAATCCACGCCACTGTACGCCGCAGTCCAGTCCAATCTGGTGCCATTTGTcagggatgtgctgaacctacGCAACGAAGTCAGCGTGGGACAGCTAATGGAAATTGCAGGGATTTTTGATACCAACAGCTACGAAATAAGGATCCCGGAACGTGGTATCAAGATACGTGCGTTGTACGAACTGGGCGCCATGATGGCGCACTGCTGCCAACCAAACACGAAGCACTTTTTTGACGAGGAGCTCAATCTGGTGATGATTGCGGCCG TGGACATTCCGAAGGACGAAATGATTTCTATTTCGTACGCCCAACCCCTGCAGGCCACCATCCAGCGTCGATTCACTATCAAACAGGCAAAGTGCTTCGAGTGTGGTTGCCATCGATGCTCGGATCCAACAGAGTTCCGCACCTATGCCGGTTCCATCGTCTGTCCGCAGTGCAGCAAATCCATG GTGGTGGCCGTCAACCCCCTTGATTTCCGATCCGACTGGAGGTGTGAGGACAAAAAGTGCTCCTACCGTGAGTCCGCCCAGCAGTACATCACCCGGAACGAGGCATTCCGTGCAGAAATAGGCCAACTATCCTGCGGCGCCGGTCCAGACGGCTACGAATGCCTTCTTGGCAGGTTTCAATCAACGGACGTGCTTCATCCCTGGAATACCAATGTGCTGCAGGTGAAGTACGCACTCACCCAGCTGTACGGGGGAGGTGGACCAGGTGGAATCAATCTTAAAG ATCTTTCCGAGAAGCAACTGCGACGAAAGGTGGAACTCTGCGTAGATCTGCTGGAGGTGGCAAATCAATTAGAACCAGGAATGAGTCCGTTTCGTACGAAACTACTACAGGACTTACATGCTGCTCTCGAGGCGATGAAGAGCATTTCTGGAAACTCGTTCGACAGCGCACCAGCCATTGTGGTTCAACATCCGGGCGTTTCTCTGAAAACACACAAATTCAACGGCCCAGGAGCTAACGCTAGAAAACATGGAAAG TGCAAAACTACTACCTCATCTCCTTCAACCATGAAGCAGCAGTTGGAAAATGTCGAGCAAGAGCTTTCCATAATTATGGCATGTGATCCAACCCTCCGGAAGACATCAAAGGACCTGTACACATGA
- the LOC6049269 gene encoding SET domain-containing protein SmydA-8 isoform X2, whose protein sequence is MGFWPVSESVCFVPNRMGNVDVCAVCGIPADGQRCSGCQQVSYCGKDHQRQHWKQLHRKECRCYKVTHNSTLGRHLVATRSIRSGEVIFREPPIMVGPKTASVPVCLGCHRNLDATKFNNCQHCGWPMCGSSCETSRYHREECQLLAAKNYLPQIGFDECNPGKKYSAYCTIVPLRAILLKRTDPQLWAKVVSMESHLETRKNTPLYAAIRSNVVPFVRVVLGLRTEASEEELMGVAGIFDTNSFEIRIPGKSIKIRALYELGALMNHCCQPNTRHYFDEEFNLVMIAAVDIPKDEMISISYAQPLQATIQRRFTIKQAKCFECGCHRCSDPTEFRTYAGSIVCPQCSKSMVVAVNPLDFRSDWRCEDKKCSYRESAQQYITRNEAFRAEIGQLSSGAGPDGYECLLGRFQSTDVLHPWNTNVLQVKYALTQLYGGGGPGGINLKDLSEKQLRRKVELCVDLLEVANQLEPGMSPFRTKLLQDLRAALEAMKSISGNSFDSAPAIVVQHPGASWKTQKLNVSGAIANKHATTQPTSLETMSQQLERVEGELSRMMESDPTLRKPSKDAT, encoded by the exons ATGGGTTTTTGGCCAGTCAGTGAGTCAGTGTGTTTTGTGCCGAACAGGATGGGTAACGTGGACGTTTGCGCCGTATGTGGCATCCCGGCGGACGGTCAACGGTGCTCCGGATGTCAGCAGGTGTCCTACTGCGGCAAGGATCACCAGCGACAGCACTGGAAACAGCTTCATCGGAAGGAATGTCGGTGCTACAAG GTAACCCACAACTCAACCCTCGGTCGTCACCTGGTGGCAACCCGGTCAATCCGCAGCGGTGAGGTTATTTTCCGCGAACCGCCAATCATGGTGGGCCCCAAAACGGCCAGCGTGCCGGTCTGTTTGGGCTGCCACCGCAATTTGGACGCCACGAAG TTCAACAACTGCCAGCACTGCGGCTGGCCCATGTGCGGTTCGAGCTGCGAAACGAGCAGGTACCATCGGGAAGAGTGCCAGCTACTGGCCGCCAAGAACTACCTGCCGCAAATTGGTTTCGATGAGTGCAATCCCGGCAAAAAGTACTCCGCGTACTGCACGATAGTTCCACTGCGGGCCATTTTGCTCAAACGAACGGATCCGCAACTGTGGGCAAAAGTGGTTTCGATGGAATCCCACCTTGAAACGCGCAAAAACACGCCCCTGTACGCCGCAATCCGGTCCAATGTGGTGCCGTTTGTCCGCGTGGTGCTAGGCCTTCGGACGGAAGCTAGTGAAGAGGAATTGATGGGAGTCGCTGGGATTTTCGATACCAATAGTTTTGAAATAAGAATTCCGGGGAAATCCATCAAGATACGTGCCTTGTACGAACTGGGCGCTCTGATGAATCACTGCTGCCAACCGAATACCAGGCATTACTTTGATGAGGAGTTCAATCTGGTGATGATTGCGGCCG TGGACATTCCGAAGGACGAAATGATTTCTATTTCGTACGCCCAACCCCTGCAGGCCACCATCCAGCGTCGATTCACTATCAAACAGGCAAAATGCTTCGAGTGTGGTTGCCATCGATGCTCGGATCCAACTGAGTTCCGCACCTACGCCGGTTCCATCGTCTGTCCGCAGTGCAGCAAATCCATG GTGGTGGCCGTCAACCCCCTTGATTTCCGATCCGACTGGAGGTGTGAGGACAAAAAGTGCTCCTACCGTGAGTCCGCCCAGCAGTACATCACCCGGAACGAGGCATTTCGTGCAGAAATAGGCCAACTATCCAGCGGCGCCGGTCCAGACGGCTACGAATGCCTTCTTGGCAGGTTTCAATCAACGGACGTGCTTCATCCCTGGAATACCAATGTGCTGCAGGTGAAGTACGCACTCACCCAGCTGTACGGGGGAGGTGGACCAGGTGGAATCAATCTTAAAG ATCTTTCCGAGAAGCAACTGCGACGAAAGGTGGAACTCTGCGTGGATCTGCTTGAGGTGGCAAATCAATTAGAACCAGGAATGAGTCCGTTTCGTACGAAACTACTACAGGACTTACGTGCTGCTCTCGAGGCGATGAAGAGCATTTCTGGAAACTCGTTCGACAGCGCACCAGCCATCGTGGTTCAACATCCGGGCGCTTCTTGGAAAACACAAAAACTCAACGTCTCCGGAGCAATTGCTAATAAACATGCAACG ACTCAACCTACATCACTCGAAACCATGAGCCAACAGCTGGAACGCGTCGAGGGTGAACTTTCCAGAATGATGGAGTCTGATCCAACCCTTCGGAAGCCTTCCAAGGATGCCACCTAG